From Chryseobacterium sp. H1D6B, a single genomic window includes:
- a CDS encoding M28 family peptidase — translation MKKTLGISLLLLSMALSGQAKEDSIQFSRISTEILNNGKAYTELKDLTKNIGHRLSGSEAYEKSVQWAAKQLRDAGADKVWLQEVMVPVWERGKESMQIKTAGGTWKSLKMLSLGNSEGTNGKDVSGEIIMVQSLEEYDKLPAEKVKDKIVFFNYPFSQSYVETFKGYSEAAVYRVTAAALTAKKGGKFAVIRSLSSAFDDVPHTGAMRYDEKIAKIPAVAIGNTTADELERLLKTQKVTAKLNSNCGMKADKLSHSVIGEITGKKDQSVIVVGGHLDSWDVGEGAHDDGAGIVQSIEVLRTFKKLGIQNNHTIRAVCFANEENGVKGGVQYGKTAKETNEKHLFAIESDAGGFSPRGIALNMDDNKRNQIKGWAGLFLPYGVYDFEGRYSGTDIYPLHDMGVPTAELVPDSQRYFDIHHTDEDTFEKVNRRELLLGAAAMTQLIYMIDKNW, via the coding sequence ATGAAAAAAACATTAGGCATTTCATTATTACTTCTCAGCATGGCTCTGTCCGGTCAGGCTAAAGAAGATTCAATACAGTTCAGCCGTATTTCTACAGAAATCCTGAACAATGGGAAAGCATACACAGAATTAAAAGATTTAACGAAAAATATAGGACATCGTTTAAGCGGTTCCGAAGCATACGAAAAATCAGTCCAATGGGCTGCAAAACAGCTTCGCGATGCAGGGGCAGATAAAGTATGGCTTCAGGAAGTAATGGTTCCGGTCTGGGAAAGAGGAAAAGAATCGATGCAGATCAAAACAGCAGGCGGTACATGGAAAAGCCTGAAAATGCTTTCTTTAGGAAACTCTGAAGGAACAAACGGTAAAGATGTTTCCGGAGAAATTATCATGGTACAATCACTCGAAGAGTACGATAAGCTTCCCGCTGAAAAAGTAAAAGATAAAATCGTTTTCTTTAATTATCCTTTCAGCCAGTCTTATGTGGAGACTTTCAAAGGATACAGCGAAGCTGCGGTATACCGGGTGACAGCAGCGGCATTAACCGCTAAAAAAGGAGGGAAATTTGCGGTTATCCGTTCTCTTTCTTCGGCATTTGATGATGTTCCGCATACAGGAGCCATGCGTTATGATGAAAAAATTGCAAAAATCCCTGCGGTTGCCATAGGAAATACAACTGCTGATGAGCTGGAAAGACTTTTGAAAACACAAAAAGTTACAGCTAAACTCAATTCAAACTGCGGTATGAAAGCCGACAAGCTCTCCCACTCGGTCATCGGTGAGATTACCGGTAAAAAAGACCAGAGCGTGATTGTTGTAGGCGGTCATTTAGATTCCTGGGATGTAGGAGAAGGCGCACATGATGATGGTGCCGGAATTGTACAGAGTATTGAGGTACTTAGAACATTCAAGAAACTAGGAATCCAAAATAACCATACGATCAGAGCTGTCTGCTTTGCTAACGAAGAAAACGGGGTGAAAGGCGGCGTGCAGTACGGTAAAACAGCAAAAGAAACGAATGAGAAACATCTTTTTGCTATAGAGTCTGATGCCGGAGGTTTCAGCCCTCGGGGAATTGCACTGAATATGGACGACAACAAAAGAAACCAGATTAAAGGATGGGCAGGTCTTTTCCTGCCTTATGGCGTTTATGATTTTGAAGGCAGATATTCGGGAACAGATATTTATCCGCTTCATGATATGGGTGTTCCTACTGCGGAATTAGTTCCTGATTCCCAACGCTATTTCGACATCCACCACACTGATGAAGATACTTTTGAGAAAGTGAACCGAAGAGAGCTTCTTCTCGGCGCTGCAGCAATGACACAGCTTATTTATATGATTGATAAGAATTGGTAG
- a CDS encoding M28 family peptidase yields MKKIFIIILPLFLSGFLFSQKKAQKKPQKKAVTAKFNYYDEFKKISDEILTNGTAYENLGELTKGVGPRFSATPGYTKATEWAEKKLKEAGAENIWKQEVRVPVWIRGKESLQIKTASGDWKNIRMLSFGNSEGTGSKDLTADILLVKDIPELNALTSAQVRDKIIFVNSPIDPTIISTVDSYLIAAKSKLLSASVIGKKGAKGLIIRSLTTASDDVPHAKMIYYEPDDRVKIPAVTIGVQSANELEKLLKKQPVKAKLNMAAESKGETINYNIIGEIPGNKDAKVIVLGAQLDSWDFAEGAHDDGSGVVQCIEVLRTIKALGIANNHTIRVVLYANSENGGRGRDTYAEYVKKKDEKHIFALGTDSGGYSPRGFSLDMPPQRRRLIFEWKNYFLPYGVYDFDQTYAIQDISPLKKLDIPLAELVVDTQRYFDYHHSVEDTFDKVNKRELLFGATAMTQMIFMIDKNW; encoded by the coding sequence ATGAAAAAAATATTCATTATCATACTTCCACTCTTTTTGAGTGGATTTTTATTTTCTCAGAAAAAAGCCCAGAAAAAGCCTCAAAAAAAAGCTGTTACTGCGAAATTCAATTACTACGATGAATTTAAAAAGATCTCTGATGAAATCTTAACAAACGGCACTGCCTATGAAAACCTTGGGGAACTTACAAAAGGAGTAGGCCCTCGTTTTAGTGCTACCCCCGGCTATACTAAAGCCACAGAATGGGCTGAAAAAAAATTAAAAGAAGCCGGTGCCGAAAATATATGGAAACAGGAAGTTAGAGTTCCGGTATGGATAAGAGGAAAAGAATCCCTGCAGATCAAGACAGCAAGCGGAGACTGGAAAAATATAAGAATGCTTTCTTTTGGAAACTCAGAAGGAACAGGCAGTAAAGATCTTACTGCAGACATTCTGCTTGTAAAAGATATCCCCGAACTTAATGCCCTCACTTCAGCTCAGGTCAGAGACAAAATAATCTTTGTTAATTCACCGATAGACCCTACCATCATCAGTACAGTAGACTCCTATTTAATTGCGGCAAAATCTAAATTACTTTCTGCTTCTGTCATCGGTAAGAAAGGAGCGAAAGGATTAATTATAAGATCATTAACGACAGCTTCTGATGATGTACCGCATGCCAAGATGATCTATTACGAACCAGACGACAGGGTAAAAATCCCAGCAGTTACTATCGGGGTACAATCTGCCAACGAACTCGAGAAACTCCTGAAAAAACAGCCTGTAAAAGCCAAATTAAATATGGCCGCAGAATCAAAAGGAGAAACCATCAATTACAATATCATTGGAGAAATCCCAGGAAATAAAGATGCTAAAGTCATTGTTCTGGGTGCACAGCTGGATTCTTGGGACTTTGCAGAAGGAGCTCATGATGACGGTTCGGGAGTGGTACAGTGTATTGAGGTTTTAAGAACAATAAAAGCTTTAGGAATCGCCAACAACCATACGATAAGAGTTGTTCTTTACGCCAACAGTGAAAACGGAGGGAGAGGAAGAGATACTTATGCTGAATATGTAAAAAAGAAAGACGAAAAACATATTTTTGCTTTAGGAACAGATTCAGGGGGATATTCTCCGAGAGGTTTCTCTTTAGATATGCCTCCACAGCGGAGAAGGCTTATTTTTGAATGGAAAAACTATTTCCTTCCCTACGGTGTTTATGATTTTGACCAGACGTATGCGATTCAGGATATCTCTCCTTTGAAAAAACTGGATATTCCTTTAGCCGAACTCGTAGTTGATACACAGCGGTATTTTGATTATCATCATTCTGTTGAAGATACTTTTGATAAAGTGAATAAAAGAGAGCTGCTGTTTGGAGCCACTGCGATGACACAAATGATATTTATGATTGATAAAAATTGGTAA
- a CDS encoding retropepsin-like aspartic protease, with protein sequence MKKILYLFFAFYIITISGQGKKFFETGEVILKNPVEKINLKYTNQLPFVQVSINGKSYNFLFDSGAPTVISSAVYKELNLEKLHKSKVKDSQKNKQEQIFTELPEMIVDNVVFKNIGAIVMDFTVSEMECFKMDGIIGANQMAKLFWRVNYSENSLETSKDLSNFDLNGYDIVFPFEAKPQKTPVIETKILNKKIILTFDTGFSGRLKADPSFYDPKNAAVKGIQTYGTNAVGAFGGGKPETGSIFKLSELSLGNKDFPNQIIMTGNSNLIGNEFLKDFTFILDWKNNKIYLKRIKNDPPKLESFGFGYRFIDAKPVVVFVFEDKDLPIKIGDSILSIDAVDLDHLNEESACSYFINRVEKDKDVIDIKIKRDGAVLDFKLNKKEYLK encoded by the coding sequence ATGAAGAAAATCCTATACCTATTTTTTGCTTTTTACATCATTACAATTTCTGGGCAGGGGAAAAAGTTTTTTGAAACCGGAGAAGTAATACTTAAAAATCCTGTTGAGAAGATCAATTTAAAATATACTAATCAGCTGCCTTTTGTGCAGGTAAGCATCAATGGGAAATCTTATAACTTTCTGTTTGACAGCGGGGCACCTACAGTTATTTCAAGTGCTGTTTACAAAGAACTGAATCTTGAAAAACTGCATAAGAGCAAAGTAAAAGATTCACAGAAAAATAAACAGGAGCAGATTTTTACGGAACTTCCGGAAATGATTGTTGATAATGTTGTTTTTAAAAATATCGGTGCCATTGTTATGGATTTCACAGTTTCAGAAATGGAATGTTTCAAAATGGACGGCATCATCGGAGCTAATCAGATGGCAAAACTTTTCTGGAGAGTTAATTATTCAGAAAACTCATTAGAAACTTCAAAAGATCTTTCAAATTTTGATCTGAACGGTTATGATATCGTCTTTCCATTTGAAGCGAAACCGCAGAAAACACCTGTTATTGAAACTAAGATTTTAAATAAAAAGATCATTCTTACTTTTGATACTGGATTTTCGGGGAGGCTGAAAGCTGATCCAAGTTTTTACGATCCTAAAAATGCAGCAGTAAAAGGAATTCAGACCTATGGAACAAATGCAGTGGGCGCTTTCGGAGGCGGAAAACCAGAAACCGGCTCTATTTTTAAACTTTCGGAATTGTCATTAGGGAATAAGGACTTTCCGAACCAGATTATCATGACCGGAAATTCTAATTTAATAGGAAATGAATTTTTGAAAGATTTTACTTTTATTCTCGACTGGAAAAATAATAAAATTTATTTAAAACGTATTAAAAATGATCCGCCAAAGCTGGAATCTTTCGGTTTTGGATACCGCTTTATTGATGCAAAGCCAGTGGTGGTATTCGTGTTTGAAGATAAAGACCTTCCGATCAAAATAGGGGACAGCATACTCAGTATTGATGCTGTAGATCTTGATCATTTAAATGAAGAATCTGCCTGCTCTTATTTTATTAACAGGGTAGAGAAAGATAAAGACGTTATTGATATTAAAATAAAAAGAGACGGAGCGGTTTTAGATTTTAAACTGAACAAGAAAGAATATTTAAAATAA
- a CDS encoding DUF1015 domain-containing protein codes for MPVFKPFRGIRPHKDFEHIFPTHPLDNYTQEEITEKAQVENTYINMIKPYVVSKSKDVDRNLRKIRSTFEELLEEKTLVQDSSAYYLYEQIYPNKQVFRGLLGLASIEDFWSGKIKRHESTIPHKKEKLAHYLDKVNLQAEPVLLTYPANSKIELLMNHEEKNVPIFNHQDSKGIRHKIWRIDNRLKLQQFKEVIDQIDAFYIADGHHRIGSTALNAKNHKEKNKRHTGTEAYNFVFSFIVSNQSIKIHDYNRIITDLNGLSPEEFLKRLDQYFLIHEKGETLYYPSQKFHMSMYLDGKFYSLHVKHDLRSQEMSLDNLDHHLLDKYIIKDILEIENSDSSDKIIYSKGTSNLEGISLLKEKIDNGEGKVGFGVYPVSFNDMIKISDLKLIMPPKCTFIEPKLVTALLMYDMKP; via the coding sequence ATGCCTGTTTTTAAACCTTTCCGCGGAATAAGACCTCATAAAGACTTTGAGCACATTTTTCCTACCCATCCTTTAGATAATTATACTCAGGAAGAGATCACTGAAAAAGCACAAGTAGAAAATACTTATATCAACATGATTAAACCTTATGTGGTAAGTAAATCTAAAGATGTCGACCGAAATTTAAGGAAAATCCGTTCTACTTTTGAAGAACTCCTGGAAGAAAAAACACTAGTTCAGGACAGCTCAGCGTATTATCTTTATGAACAGATCTATCCCAACAAGCAGGTTTTCAGAGGGCTGCTTGGATTAGCCAGTATTGAAGATTTCTGGAGTGGAAAGATCAAAAGGCACGAAAGTACGATTCCGCATAAAAAAGAAAAACTGGCGCATTATTTAGATAAAGTAAATCTGCAGGCAGAACCTGTACTTCTTACCTACCCTGCCAATTCTAAGATTGAATTATTGATGAACCATGAGGAAAAAAATGTTCCTATTTTCAATCATCAGGATTCAAAAGGAATCAGACATAAAATCTGGAGAATAGACAACCGTTTAAAATTACAGCAGTTTAAAGAGGTGATCGACCAGATCGATGCTTTTTATATTGCAGACGGCCACCACAGAATCGGCTCTACAGCACTTAATGCTAAAAACCATAAAGAAAAAAACAAAAGACATACAGGTACGGAAGCCTATAATTTCGTATTCAGCTTTATTGTATCCAATCAATCTATTAAAATCCATGATTACAACAGGATTATAACAGATTTAAACGGACTTTCACCAGAGGAATTCTTAAAAAGATTAGACCAGTATTTTCTGATCCACGAAAAAGGAGAAACCTTATATTATCCTTCACAGAAGTTCCATATGTCTATGTATCTGGACGGTAAATTCTACTCTCTTCACGTAAAACATGATCTGCGTTCTCAAGAAATGTCTTTAGATAATCTGGATCATCACCTTCTAGATAAATATATCATTAAAGATATTTTAGAGATTGAAAATTCTGACAGCTCTGATAAAATCATCTATTCAAAAGGAACCTCCAATTTAGAAGGAATTTCCCTTTTAAAAGAAAAAATAGACAACGGAGAAGGAAAAGTAGGTTTTGGAGTTTATCCTGTGAGTTTCAATGACATGATCAAAATTTCTGATCTTAAACTCATCATGCCTCCAAAATGCACATTTATCGAGCCAAAATTGGTTACAGCATTATTAATGTACGACATGAAACCTTAA
- a CDS encoding branched-chain amino acid aminotransferase, which yields MIIQKTENSRISTFDPNNFSFGDTFIDHMIICEYENGKWGEVKLVPYGPLQFTPAMMGVNYGQACFEGMKAYKDKDGQVFLFRPEKNFERINKSAKRLAIPEVTEEMFLDGLKALVDLDRAWIPQGEGMSLYIRPLIFATEEVLKARVSEKYMFAIVATPARSYYTEPVSVKISDHYSRAANGGVGSAKAAGNYAASFYPTKLAMEEGYEQIIWTDDANHEYFEESGTMNVFVRINDTIYTPPTSEKILDGVTRDSFLQLAAKRGIEVKVEPIAVKTVIEAQKNGTLKEVWGVGTAVVTTVFQALGYNGEKLQLPVLSDEESFAVTLKSDLVNLQNNLTEDSFGWRVLVEKKVLETV from the coding sequence ATGATAATTCAAAAAACTGAAAACTCCAGAATTTCTACTTTCGACCCAAACAATTTTTCTTTCGGAGATACTTTCATCGATCACATGATCATCTGTGAGTATGAGAACGGAAAATGGGGTGAGGTAAAATTAGTTCCTTATGGTCCATTACAATTCACGCCTGCTATGATGGGTGTAAACTACGGACAAGCTTGTTTTGAAGGTATGAAAGCCTATAAAGACAAGGACGGGCAGGTTTTCCTTTTCAGGCCTGAAAAGAATTTTGAACGTATCAATAAATCAGCTAAACGTTTGGCGATTCCTGAAGTTACTGAAGAAATGTTTTTAGACGGATTAAAAGCTTTAGTAGATTTAGATAGAGCATGGATCCCTCAGGGAGAAGGAATGTCATTATATATCAGACCCTTAATTTTTGCTACGGAAGAAGTTTTAAAAGCAAGAGTTTCAGAAAAATATATGTTTGCTATTGTTGCAACTCCTGCAAGAAGCTACTACACAGAGCCTGTTTCAGTAAAGATTTCTGATCATTATTCAAGAGCAGCAAACGGCGGAGTAGGTTCAGCAAAAGCAGCAGGAAACTATGCAGCATCTTTTTACCCTACCAAATTAGCAATGGAAGAAGGATACGAACAGATCATCTGGACAGACGATGCTAATCACGAATATTTCGAAGAAAGCGGAACGATGAATGTTTTCGTAAGAATTAATGATACGATCTATACGCCGCCTACCTCAGAGAAAATCTTAGATGGTGTTACCAGAGACAGCTTTCTTCAATTAGCGGCTAAAAGAGGAATTGAAGTGAAAGTAGAGCCGATCGCTGTAAAAACAGTAATAGAAGCTCAGAAAAACGGAACTTTAAAAGAAGTATGGGGAGTAGGAACTGCAGTGGTAACTACTGTTTTCCAAGCTTTAGGATACAACGGAGAAAAATTACAGCTGCCTGTACTTTCTGATGAAGAGAGTTTTGCGGTTACTCTTAAAAGTGATTTAGTAAACCTGCAGAATAATCTTACTGAAGATTCTTTTGGATGGAGAGTATTAGTGGAGAAAAAAGTACTGGAAACAGTTTAA
- a CDS encoding RICIN domain-containing protein has product MKLKLKTIVLMMFFTLSSLHTVKAQTASCPSWGPYLEGFNMANSGELWYTEVMADNSCKHINTYYSSLNFSLGPRGGYAGIQYKPNEVYNNIFSMWDLQDSNVPQCTTEYTAPNTYVDGFGGEGTGLHTDNPMPWTPGVWYATVVRRWSVGDGKTRIGFFMYNYSTQKWKHYVTIVTPENDAKFTGTKVGGFVENWAGGNTDTRCGYFRNFWSMNDQGSWSKPTNYKASAGTGSWGAQTALNNTAIKVTSCGTAPGPVSGAIDFTINQEGTKPTTIVPVAVAAVTPAYDAANNAVTVNWTILETASPQLSYKVSLYTEASWGSGYTPVASVTGIRPDQRTASVPLPAGSQPGKYYVSVVLEDIFKQSSNFGYNSLTINSIIPPIDTNVYYRIKCAGSGQYITPEGYNTAPNTKMVQQPLSTNLAQQWKLEKTGNNYIIVNRASGLAVDLPGSSLTSGTTLIQYGKHGGKNQQWVFKPYVSNTYIIGTALSSLKAMDNPANSQTPGTNVNLWDQDINGTAGVNHQWILEPVAASLMKETSGSSPEENITAAAYPNPVKQGENIYLNLPGNGNYELKIVSIDGLTVFSKTVSGGKTTISTSNMKSGIYFYNAKNRAQTVSGKFSVQ; this is encoded by the coding sequence ATGAAACTTAAATTAAAAACTATTGTTTTGATGATGTTTTTTACACTATCATCTTTACACACTGTGAAAGCGCAGACTGCTTCGTGTCCGAGCTGGGGACCGTATCTTGAAGGCTTTAATATGGCTAATTCCGGAGAACTCTGGTATACAGAAGTAATGGCAGATAACAGCTGTAAACATATCAATACATACTACTCATCTCTCAATTTTTCTTTAGGACCGAGGGGAGGCTATGCCGGAATTCAGTATAAGCCGAATGAAGTCTACAACAATATTTTCTCAATGTGGGATCTTCAGGATTCTAATGTTCCCCAGTGTACCACAGAATACACGGCTCCGAATACTTATGTGGATGGTTTTGGAGGTGAAGGAACGGGTCTTCATACCGATAACCCCATGCCGTGGACTCCTGGAGTGTGGTATGCAACAGTGGTAAGAAGATGGTCTGTAGGTGACGGAAAAACACGAATCGGTTTCTTTATGTATAATTACAGCACCCAAAAGTGGAAACATTATGTAACAATTGTAACTCCTGAAAATGATGCTAAATTTACAGGAACAAAAGTCGGAGGCTTTGTTGAAAACTGGGCTGGCGGCAATACAGATACCCGGTGCGGCTATTTTCGTAATTTCTGGAGTATGAATGATCAGGGAAGCTGGTCTAAACCTACTAATTATAAGGCATCAGCAGGTACGGGGTCTTGGGGAGCACAGACTGCATTGAACAATACAGCGATCAAAGTAACTTCATGCGGAACAGCTCCGGGGCCGGTATCAGGCGCAATTGATTTTACGATTAATCAGGAAGGGACAAAACCTACCACGATTGTTCCGGTGGCGGTAGCTGCAGTTACGCCTGCTTATGATGCCGCCAATAATGCAGTTACTGTGAACTGGACTATTTTAGAGACGGCAAGCCCGCAGCTTTCTTACAAAGTATCTTTATATACAGAAGCAAGCTGGGGCAGCGGATATACTCCCGTAGCTTCGGTCACAGGAATCCGTCCTGATCAGAGAACAGCTTCTGTACCGCTTCCGGCAGGATCACAGCCTGGAAAATATTATGTAAGTGTAGTGCTGGAAGATATCTTCAAACAGTCTTCTAATTTTGGATATAATTCGCTTACGATAAACAGTATTATTCCGCCTATTGACACCAATGTTTATTACCGGATCAAATGTGCAGGAAGCGGACAGTATATTACACCGGAAGGGTACAATACAGCACCTAATACAAAAATGGTACAGCAGCCATTGAGCACGAACTTAGCACAGCAGTGGAAATTAGAGAAAACAGGAAATAATTATATCATTGTAAACAGAGCTTCGGGTCTGGCAGTAGACCTGCCTGGATCAAGCCTTACCAGCGGGACCACTTTAATACAATATGGAAAGCACGGCGGGAAAAACCAGCAGTGGGTATTCAAGCCTTACGTATCGAACACGTATATTATCGGAACCGCATTGTCGAGTCTAAAAGCAATGGATAATCCTGCCAATTCTCAAACTCCAGGAACCAATGTCAATCTGTGGGATCAGGACATCAACGGAACTGCAGGAGTAAATCACCAATGGATTCTTGAACCTGTGGCAGCTTCATTAATGAAAGAAACTTCAGGGAGTTCTCCAGAAGAAAATATAACAGCAGCAGCTTATCCTAATCCCGTGAAGCAGGGCGAAAATATATATCTTAATCTTCCTGGCAATGGAAATTATGAATTAAAAATAGTAAGCATTGATGGACTGACTGTATTTAGCAAAACTGTAAGTGGTGGAAAAACTACAATTTCGACTTCAAATATGAAGAGCGGCATTTACTTTTACAATGCTAAAAATAGAGCTCAAACAGTATCAGGAAAATTCAGTGTACAATAA
- the mnmD gene encoding tRNA (5-methylaminomethyl-2-thiouridine)(34)-methyltransferase MnmD, translating into MEREIKTTKDGSKTLFINELNENYHSHHGALQEAEHVFIKNGLNLIDNCEINILELGFGTGLNVLVTINEYLKTDKNHIINYFTLEKYPINESEIEELAYFEHFDNPELKEIYQKIHQADWEKSVEIISGFNLKKIECDFFTLKDIELPKFNLVYYDCFGARVQPDLWEKPLFKMVADKMDINGLLTTYSSKGSVRRILQELNFKVEKKQGPPGKREMLNAVKL; encoded by the coding sequence TTGGAAAGAGAGATAAAGACTACGAAAGACGGTAGTAAAACACTGTTTATCAATGAATTAAATGAAAACTACCATTCTCATCACGGAGCCCTGCAGGAAGCAGAACACGTGTTTATCAAAAATGGATTAAATCTGATTGATAATTGTGAAATTAATATTTTAGAACTCGGTTTTGGAACAGGTTTGAATGTTTTAGTGACAATTAATGAATATTTAAAAACTGATAAAAATCATATTATAAACTATTTTACCCTCGAAAAATATCCCATAAATGAATCTGAAATTGAAGAATTAGCCTACTTTGAACATTTTGATAACCCAGAATTAAAAGAAATTTATCAAAAAATTCATCAGGCAGATTGGGAAAAATCAGTTGAAATCATTAGCGGCTTCAACCTTAAAAAGATAGAATGTGACTTCTTCACCCTGAAAGACATAGAGTTACCTAAATTCAATCTTGTATACTACGATTGTTTTGGGGCAAGAGTACAGCCTGATCTTTGGGAAAAGCCTCTTTTTAAAATGGTTGCTGATAAAATGGACATTAACGGGCTGTTAACAACCTATTCTTCAAAAGGAAGTGTAAGGAGAATTCTTCAGGAGCTTAATTTCAAGGTAGAAAAAAAGCAGGGACCGCCGGGGAAAAGAGAAATGCTGAATGCTGTGAAGCTATAA
- a CDS encoding peptidylprolyl isomerase gives MNVDKETYEGLKDGLYANLQTTKGNLIVKFEDKKSPVTVANFVGLAEGKIDNKSKAKGVPFYDGTIFHRVIKDFMIQGGDPKGTGAGDPGYKFDDERNDLHHTGKGTLSMANSGPNTNGSQFFITEVATPWLDGRHTIFGEVVKGDDVIDAIANVEKGAQDKPKTDIVLEKVSIFSKGDEYKNYDAAKTFNEGKSKIQENNKAYLAKEEAEKKKKEEEFKANQQKMVDDLKAGMQKTESGLYYKITKTTDGKAPKSGDNISVHYAGRLVDGTEFDSSFKRNEPIDIPIGMGRVIKGWDEGILLLKEGETATLLIPPAMGYGERGAGGVIPPNAWLIFDVELVKVK, from the coding sequence ATGAACGTAGACAAAGAAACTTACGAAGGTCTTAAAGACGGACTTTATGCGAATCTTCAAACAACGAAAGGAAATCTTATCGTGAAATTTGAAGACAAAAAATCGCCTGTTACTGTGGCTAACTTTGTTGGTCTTGCAGAAGGGAAAATCGATAACAAATCTAAGGCTAAAGGAGTTCCTTTTTATGACGGGACTATTTTCCACAGAGTGATTAAAGATTTTATGATCCAGGGAGGAGATCCTAAGGGAACAGGAGCTGGAGATCCTGGATACAAATTCGATGACGAAAGAAATGATCTTCACCATACAGGAAAAGGTACTTTATCAATGGCGAACTCTGGACCAAACACGAACGGTTCTCAGTTTTTCATTACTGAAGTAGCTACACCCTGGTTAGACGGAAGACATACGATCTTTGGAGAAGTAGTAAAAGGAGACGATGTGATCGATGCGATTGCTAACGTAGAAAAAGGAGCTCAGGATAAACCTAAAACTGATATTGTTCTTGAAAAAGTATCAATTTTCAGCAAGGGAGACGAGTACAAAAACTACGATGCTGCTAAAACTTTCAATGAAGGGAAATCTAAGATCCAGGAGAACAACAAAGCTTATTTAGCAAAAGAAGAAGCTGAGAAAAAGAAAAAAGAAGAAGAATTTAAAGCTAACCAGCAGAAAATGGTTGATGACCTGAAAGCTGGAATGCAGAAGACTGAATCTGGATTATATTATAAAATTACTAAAACTACAGACGGAAAAGCTCCTAAGTCAGGGGATAATATCTCTGTACATTATGCTGGAAGATTAGTGGACGGAACTGAATTCGACTCATCTTTCAAAAGAAATGAGCCGATCGATATTCCTATCGGAATGGGAAGAGTGATCAAAGGATGGGATGAAGGGATCCTATTATTAAAAGAAGGAGAAACTGCTACATTATTGATCCCGCCTGCAATGGGTTACGGTGAAAGAGGAGCAGGTGGAGTAATTCCGCCAAATGCATGGTTGATTTTTGATGTTGAGCTTGTAAAAGTCAAATAA
- a CDS encoding FKBP-type peptidyl-prolyl cis-trans isomerase: MKKILFISILGLLSCNRNVQTHPPVGGVLSKKDLDVSKERMKNLNTIERTHMQEWINGQSVKYYPTQLNYWVTVEGFDKRERRPDNSPISYSYDLYDFDETKIYDQPVERRDVKFGHFDELKAVEDALHFMHNGEEVTLLVPSSLAYGTYGDEKKIDNDIPLIIKLKAL, encoded by the coding sequence ATGAAAAAAATACTCTTCATATCAATATTAGGACTGCTGAGCTGTAACAGAAATGTTCAGACTCATCCTCCTGTGGGCGGTGTTCTGAGCAAGAAAGATCTGGATGTTTCTAAAGAGAGAATGAAAAATCTCAATACGATAGAAAGAACCCACATGCAGGAATGGATCAACGGCCAGTCTGTAAAATATTATCCTACCCAGCTTAATTATTGGGTAACAGTAGAAGGTTTTGACAAAAGAGAAAGAAGGCCGGACAATTCACCGATCTCTTATTCTTATGACCTGTATGATTTTGATGAAACCAAAATATACGACCAGCCTGTTGAAAGAAGAGATGTTAAATTCGGGCACTTTGATGAACTAAAAGCGGTAGAAGATGCGCTGCATTTTATGCATAATGGGGAGGAAGTTACGCTTTTGGTGCCGTCTTCTCTGGCCTACGGAACGTATGGAGACGAAAAAAAAATAGATAACGATATCCCATTAATCATAAAATTAAAAGCTCTATAA